A section of the Balearica regulorum gibbericeps isolate bBalReg1 chromosome 6, bBalReg1.pri, whole genome shotgun sequence genome encodes:
- the ATG9A gene encoding autophagy-related protein 9A — translation MAHFETQYQRLESSSTESPPGGGDLLVHVPEGAKSPWHHIENLDLFFSRVYNLHQKNGFTCMLIGEIFELMQFIFVVAFTTFLISCVDYDILFANKAVNHSQHPTEPIKVTLPDAFLPPNVCSARIQANSFLICILVIAGVFWIHRLVKFIYNICCYWEIHSFYINALKIPMSTLPYYTWQEVQARIVQIQKEHQICIHKKELTELDIYHRILRFKNYMVAMVNKSLLPIRFRLPLLGDTVFYTRGLKYNFELIFFWGPGSLFENEWSLKAEYKRAGNRLELAEKLSTRILWIGIANFLLCPLILIWQILYAFFSYTEILKREPGSLGARCWSLYGRCYLRHFNELDHELHSRLSKGYKPASKYMNCFMSPLLTIVAKNVAFFAGSILAVLIALTIYDEDVLAVEHVLTTVTLLGVGITVCRSFIPDQHLVFCPEQLLRVILAHIHYMPDHWQGNAHRYETRDEFAQLFQYKAVFILEELLSPIITPLILIICLRPKSLDIVDFFRNFTVEVVGVGDTCSFAQMDVRQHGHPAWMSAGKTEASVYQQAEDGKTELSLMHFAITNPKWQPPRESTAFIGFLKERVHRDSSMALAQQAVLPENALFSSIQSLQSESEPHSLIANVIAGSSALGFHIGRDGQVSRHLSEVASALQSFSPLQSAQQPPSGFQTAGRDGEGAQPRGASAMTASGADARTVSSGSSAWEGQLQSMILSEYASTEMSLHALYMHELHKQHAQLEPERHTWHRRESDESGESAHEEMDAQRGGPVPIPRSASYPFSSPRQPAEETATLQTGFQRRYGGITDPGTVHRAPSHFSRLPLGGWAEDGQSARHPEPVPEESSEDELPPQIHKV, via the exons ATGGCCCATTTCGAGACGCAGTACCAGCGCCTGGAGAGCTCCTCCACTGAGTCCCCTCCCGGCGGTGGCGACCTGCTCGTCCACGTCCCTGAGGGCGCCAAGT CTCCGTGGCATCACATCGAGAACCTGGACCTCTTCTTCTCTCGC GTTTATAACCTGCATCAGAAGAATGGCTTCACCTGCATGCTCATCGGAGAGATCTTTGAGCTCAT GCAGTTCATCTTTGTGGTGGCGTTCACCACCTTTCTTATCAGCTGCGTTGATTATGACATCCTTTTTGCCAACAAAGCAGTAAATCACAGCCAGCATCCCACTGAGCCAATCAAGGTGACTCTGCCAGATGCCTTCTTGCCTCCAAATGTCTGCAGTGCAAG AATCCAGGCAAACAGCTTCCTCATCTGCATCTTGGTGATAGCTGGGGTTTTCTGGATCCACCGACTCGTCAAATTTATCTACAACATTTGCTGCTACTGGGAGATTCACTCTTTCTACATCAATGCCCTCAAAATCCCCATG TCCACCCTGCCGTACTACACCTGGCAGGAGGTGCAGGCCCGCATCGTACAGATCCAGAAGGAGCACCAGATCTGCATCCACAAGAAGGAGCTGACGGAGCTGGACATCTACCACCGCATCCTCCGCTTTAAGAACTACATGGTGGCCATGGTGAACAAGTCGCTGCTGCCCATCCGCTTCCGCCTGCCCCTGCTGGGAGATACCGTCTTCTACACGCGGGGGCTCAAGTACAACTTTGAGCTCATCTTCTTCTGGGGGCCCGGCTCCCTCTTTGAGAACGAGTGGAGCCTGAAGGCTGAGTACAAGCGGGCTGGGAACCGCCTGGAACTGGCTGAGAAGCTCAGCACTCGCATCCTGTGGATTGGCATTGCTaacttcctcctctgccccctcATCCTCATCTGGCAGATCCTCTATGCCTTCTTCAGCTACACGGAGATCCTGAAGCGGGAGCCAGGCAGCCTGGGTGCCCGCTGCTGGTCTCTCTATGGCCGCTGTTACCTCCGTCACTTCAACGAGCTGGACCATGAACTGCACTCACGCCTCAGCAAGGGGTACAAGCCAGCTTCCAAGTACATGAACTGCTTTATGTCCCCGCTTCTCACCATTGTGGCCAAGAACGTGGCTTTCTTTGCTGGCTCCATCCTGGCTGTACTCATTGCTCTCACCATCTACGATGAGGATGTGCTGGCAGTTGAGCACGTCCTGACCACGGTCACCCTGCTCGGGGTGGGCATCACAGTGTGCAG GTCTTTCATTCCCGACCAGCACCTGGTGttttgcccagagcagctgctgcgAGTCATCCTGGCACACATCCACTACATGCCTGACCACTGGCAGGGCAATGCCCACCGCTACGAGACCAGGGACGAGTTTGCCCAGCTCTTCCAGTACAAAGCG GTCTTCATCCTGGAGGAACTCCTGAGTCCCATCATCACGCCCCTGATCCTCATCATCTGCCTGCGGCCCAAGTCCTTGGACATCGTTGACTTCTTCCGCAACTTCACCGTGGAGGTGGTGGGTGTGGGCGACACCTGCTCCTTTGCCCAGATGGACGTGCGCCAGCATGGCCACCCAGCG TGGATGTCAGCGGGAAAGACGGAGGCCTCCGTTTACCAGCAGGCCGAGGACGGCAAGACGGAGCTGTCCCTCATGCACTTTGCCATCACGAACCCCAAGTGGCAGCCGCCCCGTGAGAGCACGGCCTTCATCGGCTTCCTGAAGGAGCGGGTGCACCGGGACAGCAGCATGGCGCTAGCTCAGCAGGCTGTGCTCCCTGAAAACGCCCTTTTCAGCTCCATCCAGTCCCTGCAGTCGGAGTCAGAG CCTCACAGCCTGATTGCCAACGTGATAGCAGGCTCCTCGGCACTGGGCTTCCACATAGGCCGGGACGGACAGGTCTCCCGCCATCTATCCGAAGTGGCCTCGGCCCTGCAGTCCTTCTCCCCACTCCAGTCTGCCCAGCAGCCTCCCAGTGGCTTCCAGACGGCgggaagggatggagagggaGCTCAGCCTCGTGGTGCCAGTGCCATGACAGCTTCTGG TGCCGATGCAAGGACCGTGAGCTCGGGGAGCAGCGCCTGGGAGGGTCAGCTCCAGAGCATGATCCTGTCAGAGTACGCCTCCACCGAGATGAGTCTCCACGCACTCTACATGCATGAG TTGCACAAGCAGCATGCCCAGCTGGAGCCCGAGCGGCACACTTGGCACCGACGAGAGAGTGACGAGAGTGGGGAGAGCGCCCATGAGGAGATGGATGCTCAGCGGGGTGgccccgtccccatccctcGCTCTGCCAGCTACCCCTTCTCCTCGCCGCGGCAGCCTGCCGAGGAGACGGCCACGCTGCAGACAGGCTTCCAGCGGCGATACGGTGGCATCACAG ACCCAGGCACAGTACACAGAGCCCCTTCGCACTTCTCCCGTCTCCCTCTGGGAGGCTGGGCTGAGGACGGGCAGTCAGCGAGACACCCAGAGCCTGTGCCAGAGGAGAGCTCAGAGGATGAGCTTCCGCCGCAGATCCACAAG GTATAG